In the Streptomyces sp. f51 genome, one interval contains:
- a CDS encoding sigma-70 family RNA polymerase sigma factor — protein MNVTVIGSASAASSEERALRDLYLEHGPALYTYVLRMLGGDTHRTEDVIQETLLRCWNKRNLVDDEGMAVRPWMFRVARNLVIDAHRTRMARPLEIGGATWLGELGAEVDDIERMLSSIVVQEALRALTPAHRDVIRATFLEDRTTQEAAEALGIPQGTVKSRVYYALRSLRLALREHGVVADADGRPRQPGAADRTAA, from the coding sequence ATGAACGTCACCGTCATCGGATCGGCGAGCGCGGCCTCCTCCGAGGAGCGGGCGCTGCGCGACCTCTACCTGGAGCACGGCCCGGCGCTCTACACGTACGTGCTGCGCATGCTGGGCGGGGACACACACCGTACCGAGGACGTCATCCAGGAGACGCTGCTGCGCTGCTGGAACAAGCGGAACCTGGTCGACGACGAGGGGATGGCCGTACGCCCCTGGATGTTCCGGGTCGCCCGCAACCTCGTCATCGACGCGCACCGGACGCGGATGGCGCGCCCGCTGGAAATAGGCGGGGCCACCTGGCTGGGCGAACTGGGCGCCGAGGTCGACGACATCGAGCGGATGCTGTCGTCCATCGTGGTGCAGGAGGCGCTCAGGGCGCTCACACCCGCCCATCGCGACGTCATCCGGGCGACGTTCCTGGAGGACCGCACCACCCAGGAGGCGGCGGAGGCCCTGGGCATCCCGCAGGGCACGGTCAAGTCCCGCGTGTACTACGCGCTGCGCAGCTTACGGCTGGCGCTGCGCGAGCACGGCGTCGTCGCGGACGCGGACGGCCGCCCGCGGCAGCCCGGGGCGGCCGACCGGACGGCCGCCTGA